From one Eucalyptus grandis isolate ANBG69807.140 chromosome 9, ASM1654582v1, whole genome shotgun sequence genomic stretch:
- the LOC104418716 gene encoding O-acyltransferase WSD1-like, which yields MGSLENCSDEPLTPEGRLFLQKEMNQVIYCAIGMKQPLDVDALKLAIQSCPMYTHPRFCSLLVRDSAGREHWRRTRVEIYRHVVPVHGPIAEGLSDEAAVNKFLADLSTDSPGLMGDDKPLWDVHLLMAHQCMVVRIHHALGDGISLISSFLAGSRLVDDPEALPTIGPSLSMMKRRSDGGGEWWKAVVRVLEVVWFTVVFVVEFVLRTMWVSDQTTPVSGGAGVELWPRKLATARFSLEDMKVVKSAVANATINDVLFGIISVGLFKYIDHQSPNAVREGTRITGVAVVNLREQQGLQELSNLMKGNPGLRWGNKFGIILLPVHYSRSCGDPLEYLRKAKSMMDRKKKSLEAHFSYKIGDMAMTFLGAHVASLLNYRIFCNTTFSISNVFGPREEITFGGNPITYIRVTTSSLPHALTMHVVSYAGRADMQILVAKDIIHDPDFLAKCFEDALLEMKAAASTALNSKK from the exons ATGGGATCCCTGGAGAACTGCTCCGACGAGCCCCTCACACCGGAAGGGCGCCTGTTCCTCCAGAAGGAGATGAACCAGGTGATCTATTGCGCCATTGGCATGAAGCAACCCCTCGATGTGGACGCCCTCAAGTTGGCGATCCAGAGCTGCCCCATGTATACGCACCCCAGGTTCTGCAGCCTCTTGGTGCGGGACTCCGCAGGTCGAGAGCACTGGAGGAGGACCCGCGTGGAAATTTACCGCCATGTCGTCCCGGTCCACGGCCCCATCGCCGAAGGCCTCTCTGACGAGGCAGCAGTCAACAAGTTCCTTGCCGACCTGTCCACCGACTCGCCGGGGCTCATGGGGGACGACAAGCCCCTATGGGACGTCCACCTCCTGATGGCCCATCAGTGCATGGTGGTACGGATTCACCATGCACTTGGTGACGGGATCTCGCTGATTTCCTCGTTCCTGGCAGGGTCCCGGCTGGTGGATGACCCCGAGGCACTGCCGACGATCGGTCCTTCATTGTCAATGATGAAGAGGAGAAGCGACGGTGGCGGTGAGTGGTGGAAGGCAGTAGTGAGGGTGTTGGAGGTGGTATGGTTCACGGTGGTTTTTGTAGTGGAGTTTGTGCTGAGGACCATGTGGGTGAGCGATCAGACGACGCCGGTGAGTGGTGGCGCAGGGGTGGAACTCTGGCCGAGGAAGCTAGCCACGGCGAGATTTTCGCTGGAGGATATGAAGGTGGTCAAGTCGGCAGTCGCTAATGCG ACCATTAACGATGTTCTCTTCGGGATCATATCAGTCGGCTTGTTCAAATACATCGACCACCAGTCTCCCAATG CCGTGCGGGAAGGGACTCGAATAACGGGAGTGGCGGTTGTTAACTTGCGAGAACAACAGGGATTGCAG GAACTATCCAATTTGATGAAAGGCAACCCGGGACTGAGGTGGGGCAACAAGTTCGGGATTATCCTCCTCCCCGTTCACTATAGCAGAAGCTGTGGCGACCCTCTCGAATACCTGAGAAAAGCTAAGTCGATGATGGACCGGAAGAAGAAATCCCTGGAGGCTCACTTCTCCTACAAAATCGGGGATATGGCCATGACTTTTTTAGGAGCACAT GTCGCAAGCCTGCTCAACTACAGGATCTTCTGCAACACCACGTTCAGCATCTCGAACGTGTTCGGCCCACGAGAGGAGATCACGTTTGGGGGGAACCCCATCACGTACATAAGGGTGACCACCTCGAGTTTACCCCAC GCACTCACGATGCACGTGGTGAGCTATGCGGGGAGGGCGGACATGCAGATTCTGGTGGCTAAGGACATCATCCACGACCCTGATTTTCTGGCTAAGTGCTTTGAGGATGCTTTACTCGAAATGAAAGCAGCAGCTTCTACTGCCTTGAACTCGAAGAAGTAA